In Hoplias malabaricus isolate fHopMal1 chromosome 6, fHopMal1.hap1, whole genome shotgun sequence, a single window of DNA contains:
- the LOC136700273 gene encoding interferon-induced very large GTPase 1-like, which produces MESLKENLAQVKESLTELENMFKEGKDRNDAKVKDMEDKIRTALDIPRENWMKTGQTLKDVIERLNNFLGVVQNSEISSKMISDKEVLKNASGGLALEGVYKTQNPKDMLEKREQLIEIPDSFSLTGPRQNPRLSLGIKEPKTEKDLSFHYLYKLMTLDYTARYLFVKPEATIVDLDENGANAKEEEEDFFDYQDKTEIELSSKQIHPMDVHMAIFHCSSDFLRQYIFTKLSACQFSLPFLVPNPCTDEVEFPLWALRHIRKSWQSKILPESSSNGKYHNRQMFNTPVPIVSFIRLGVSESNSKSQILDAVISKQKHSVFFHRHCKGSTPGSLLMEGVVEIAWYCPGGKEDDIFDECLAFLNLHGDAADHPKQLEFLQAVSTVNVLLLSEHSMSETTKEVSQKLSKSPVPLICMFSGKDKIQQSKNPTKVRLAAKNRNQAEFTEELISSIKQCITENKQRATIESCCEEARKLQFIVDEDNQSCKDGCEQAQTLMCLLEKERLSTVKGKNLPLQGEMWHDWSKKQKEKFRLQIKDNESIEEQQSKITANMATIRKKQCLAASPLNDFMRSFLECLTTPTQFENTNLYMLQWLRILLDDFTSDELASLEEKYRSTWRKIKDVPKGKEKASVVHSLQNKLDMITDKMAATTVGLQHVMREVSQIYEAFQMSGKEKKQTQQYTTLPKIGATMLLSGYPLEIMDGDAAHVPLTWINAVLDELIKTLGDKKVFVLSILGLQSSGKSTMLNTMFGLQFAVSAGRCTRGAFMQLANVDPSFSKKLGYDYVLIVDTEGLRSPELSTKISLNHDNELATFIIGIGDTTVINIMGENPSEMHDILQICVQAFLRMKEVKITPSCIFVHQNVAETSAGDKNIEGRRRLLEKLDEMARMAAKEENVEGITCFSDVIHFDIETQVFYFTNLLEGDPPMAPPNPSYSQNVQKLKTKLLNIASWKEKCKISSLSEFRSRVSDLWTALLQENFVFSFKNTVEMMVYRSLENKYGEWSWNLRKYSLSLQTELENQIGSSLIHSVTLMDLEKKYSKDYDHLKTEIEKYFTEDKNKDTLIKWKTVIDKRFENLKRELTEGTWKKCNELLVSKKNKSELDKRKAEYMTELTEQSKKLASKLKEKHATDQQVEEEFDKLWVTWTGEVLKSQPTEDTLNVKAVVEGVLLKRFGNLAGIQNIIKHKRSFQFDAKQHIHKTALQKIWNWVSGKGNFAHDIEVFKNTVIHEVHEYITDKENDTKDFDENFIYEILSNIEKCIVKFEGTVDNLKFTSEFRVELSIYICLTNVPKFERMHKNFKTANHPLTYLQSQRDNYLQSFKNYCKGASSVNIFVDFLCKHITPEVLKAANEKLSQQIADEMKSNNGALNGSRSNIENKILRHLATEENFDRYEEYIDYPKTYFKQFIQEKLDEYLRDDGKLDAIHQENLKCLKNQILTASTGICTEVGEKSGGACMWLDLFCRRVGHLITIKKDELHCIENEDITDWEFFKERLTLSLEEMVKDKKLNVKALREKPTDILFQQVEGCWAQCPFCKAVCTNTIPNHDGDHSVRFHRSQALTGFHSKDTDHFVINFCTTSVNSNRSFRSHKDGKYIPYKNYKEAGEPYNQWKITGDDTSQRYWKWFICRFRSQWENKYGYRFTGLGTIPEQWEGITKQSALVELEY; this is translated from the exons ATGGAGTCATTAAAAGAAAATCTAGCCCAGGTTAAGGAAAGTCTCACAGAACTTGAGAATATGTTTAAAGAGGGCAAAGATCGAAATGATGCTAAAGTTAAAGACATGGAAGACAAGATTCGCACTGCTTTGGATATCCCAAGAGAAAACTGGATGAAGACTGGTCAGACTTTGAAGGATGTCATAGAACGTTTGAATAACTTCCTGGGTGTTGTACAGAATTCAGAAATCTCATCTAAGATGATTTCAGATAAAGAAGTTCTGAAGAATGCATCTGGAGGTCTGGCTTTGGAGGGGGTTTACAAAACCCAGAACCCCAAAGACATGTTGGAGAAAAGAGAGCAGCTCATTGAGATCCCAGATTCATTTTCACTTACCGGCCCAAGGCAAAACCCCAG GTTATCTCTGGGCATAAAAGAGCCGAAAACAGAGAAAGACTTAAGCTTCCATTATCTCTACAAACTTATGACTTTGGACTACACAGCCAGGTATCTGTTTGTAAAACCGGAGGCAACCATCGTGGATCTGGATGAGAATGGTGCAAATGctaaggaggaggaggaggatttCTTTGATTATCAGGATAAAACAGAAATTGAGCTGAGCAGTAAACAGATTCACCCAATGGACGTGCACATGGCCATTTTCCACTGCTCCAGTGATTTCTTGCGACAGTACATTTTTACAAAACTCTCTGCTTGTCAGTTTAGTCTACCGTTCCTAGTACCCAACCCCTGTACAGATGAAGTGGAATTCCCTCTCTGGGCACTCCGGCACATCAGAAAATCATGGCAAAGCAAAATACTGCCTGAATCTAGCAGCAATGGAAAGTACCACAACAGACAAATGTTCAATACTCCAGTGCCAATTGTTTCCTTCATTAGATTGGGGGTTTCTGAGTCCAATTCCAAGTCCCAGATATTGGATGCTGTTATTAGCAAACAAAAGCACAGTGTGTTCTTCCACCGTCATTGCAAAGGCAGCACTCCAGGCAGCCTGCTCATGGAGGGAGTTGTGGAGATTGCATGGTATTGTCCTGGAGGGAAGGAAGATGACATATTTGATGAGTGTTTGGCATTTCTGAACCTTCATGGTGATGCAGCAGATCACCCAAAACAACTTGAGTTTCTTCAAGCTGTAAGTACAGTCAATGTCCTTCTACTTTCAGAGCATTCTATGAGTGAAACCACTAAAGAGGTCTCCCAGAAACTGTCCAAGTCTCCTGTTCCCTTGATTTGCATGTTCTCAGGTAAGGATAAAATTCAGCAATCAAAAAACCCTACAAAGGTGAGGCTAGCTGCAAAGAACAGGAACCAGGCTGAATTTACAGAGGAACTGATTTCAAGCATCAAACAGTGCATCACTGAAAATAAGCAAAGGGCAACGATTGAAAGTTGCTGTGAAGAGGCAAGGAAACTACAGTTCATAGTTGATGAGGATAACCAGTCATGTAAAGATGGGTGTGAACAGGCCCAGACATTAATGTGCCTTCTGGAGAAAGAAAGGTTATCCACTGTCAAGGGGAAGAATTTACCACTGCAAGGTGAAATGTGGCATGATTGGTCCAAAAAGCAAAAAGAGAAGTTTCGACTGCAAATCAAAGATAATGAAAGTATCGAAGAACAGCAGAGCAAAATAACGGCTAACATGGCCACTATCAGGAAGAAGCAATGTCTAGCAGCCTCTCCTCTCAATGACTTCATGAGATCATTTCTGGAATGCTTAACAACACCCACTCAGTTTGAAAACACAAATTTATACATGTTGCAGTGGCTCAGAATCCTCCTGGATGATTTCACCTCTGATGAGCTGGCATCGCTTGAAGAGAAGTATCGCTCAACttggagaaaaataaaagatgtACCCAAAGGGAAAGAAAAAGCATCTGTTGTACATTCTCTGCAAAATAAACTGGACATGATAACTGACAAAATGGCTGCTACTACAGTTGGGCTCCAGCACGTAATGAGAGAAGTCAGTCAAATCTATGAAGCCTTTCAGATGTCAGgcaaagaaaagaaacagactCAACAATATACAACACTTCCAAAAATAGGAGCAACAATGCTGCTCTCTGGGTATCCACTTGAAATAATGGATGGAGATGCTGCCCACGTGCCTTTAACGTGGATAAACGCTGTCCTGGATGAGCTTATCAAAACCCTTGGAGACAAAAAGGTGTTTGTTCTCTCCATTCTAGGTCTTCAAAGCTCTGGGAAGTCCACAATGTTGAACACCATGTTTGGTCTTCAGTTTGCTGTGAGTGCTGGAAGATGCACTCGTGGAGCCTTCATGCAGCTTGCAAATGTAGACCCAAGCTTTAGTAAAAAGCTTGGATATGACTATGTCCTCATTGTAGATACAGAGGGACTCAGATCTCCAGAGCTCAGTACAAAGATATCATTGAATCATGACAACGAGCTTGCCACTTTTATCATTGGAATTGGTGATACAACAGTCATCAATATCATGGGGGAGAACCCTTCTGAGATGCATGACATTCTTCAGATTTGTGTGCAGGCCTTCTTGAGAATGAAAGAGGTTAAAATCACACCTAGTTGTATTTTTGTGCACCAGAATGTTGCAGAAACATCAGCTGGAGATAAAAACATTGAGGGGAGGAGACGTCTCCTTGAGAAACTGGATGAGATGGCTCGAATGGCAGCAAAAGAGGAGAATGTTGAAGGTATCACTTGCTTCAGTGATGTAATACACTTTGACATTGAAACACAAGTTTTCTACTTCACAAATCTTTTAGAGGGAGATCCTCCCATGGCCCCACCTAATCCTTCCTACAGCCAAAATGTTCAGAAGCTGAAGACCAAGCTTCTGAACATTGCATCATGGAAGGAGAAATGTAAAATTTCCTCACTGTCAGAATTCAGAAGTAGAGTCTCTGACCTTTGGACAGCACTCCTGCAGGAGAACTTTGTGTTCAGCTTCAAAAATACAGTTGAAATGATGGTGTACAGATCTTTGGAAAATAAATATGGAGAGTGGTCATGGAACCTGAGGAAATATTCTCTGAGCCTCCAGACTGAACTGGAGAATCAAATTGGCAGCAGCTTAATTCACAGTGTGACTTTAATGGATCTGGAGAAAAAATATAGCAAAGACTATGATCATCTGAAGACTGAGATTGAGAAGTATTTCACagaagacaaaaacaaagacaccCTCATAAAGTGGAAGACAGTTATTGACAAACGCTTTGAAAACCTGAAGCGTGAGCTCACTGAGGGTACATGGAAAAAATGTAATGAGTTACTTGTCTCCAAGAAAAACAAGTCAGAACTGGACAAGAGAAAAGCTGAATACATGACAGAGCTGACTGAGCAGAGTAAAAAGCTGGCATCTAAACTTAAAGAAAAGCATGCAACAGATCAGCAGGTAGAGGAAGAATTTGACAAACTCTGGGTTACCTGGACAGGGGAAGTGTTAAAATCACAGCCTACTGAGGACACATTGAATGTGAAAGCTGTTGTGGAAGGAGTCCTCCTAAAAAGGTTTGGTAATCTAGCAGGCATCCAAAacataattaaacataaaagGAGCTTTCAGTTTGATGCgaaacaacacattcacaaaacAGCATTGCAAAAGATTTGGAATTGGGTAAGTGGCAAAGGTAATTTTGCACACGATATCGAGGTTTTCAAAAACACTGTTATTCATGAAGTACATGAATACATCACTGACAAAGAAAATGATACGAAGGATTTTGATGAAAATTTCATTTATGAAATTCTATCAAATATTGAAAAGTGTATTGTTAAATTTGAGGGGACAGTAGACAATTTAAAATTCACCAGTGAATTCAGGGTGGAGTTGTCTATCTATATATGTCTTACAAATGTTCCAAAGTTTGAGAGGATGCATAAAAATTTCAAGACTGCAAACCACCCACTAACGTATTTACAAAGCCAACGAGACAATTATCTCCAATCTTTCAAAAACTACTGCAAAGGAGCCAGCTCTGTcaacatttttgttgattttctttgtaaacacatcacaCCAGAGGTTCTGAAGGCAGCAAATGAGAAGCTCAGTCAGCAGATAGCAGATGAGATGAAGTCCAACAATGGAGCTCTCAATGGCAGTCGGTCAAATATTGAGAATAAGATCCTGAGACACCTGGCAACTGAGGAAAACTTCGACAGGTATGAGGAGTACATTGATTACCCCAAGACATACTTTAAACAGTTTATCCAAGAAAAGTTGGATGAATATTTACGTGATGATGGAAAGCTGGATGCAATACATCAGGAAAATCTGAAATGTCTGAAAAACCAGATATTAACAGCAAGCACAGGCATATGTACAGAAGTAGGTGAAAAGTCAGGCGGTGCGTGCATGTGGCTTGACTTGTTCTGTAGACGTGTGGGACATCTCATTACAATAAAGAAAGATGAATTGCATTGCATTGAAAATGAAGACATCACAGACTGGGAGTTCTTTAAAGAAAGGCTAACCCTATCCCTGGAAGAGATGGTTAAAGATAAAAAGTTGAATGTGAAAGCATTGAGAGAGAAACCTACCGACATTCTTTTTCAGCAGGTGGAGGGATGTTGGGCCCAGTGTCCTTTCTGCAAAGCCGTCTGCACAAACACGATTCCCAACCATGATGGAGATCACAGTGTTAGGTTTCATCGTAGTCAGGCTCTGACTGGCTTCCATTCTAAGGACACAGATCATTTTGTTATAAACTTCTGTACCACATCAGTTAACAGTAATAGAAGTTTCAGATCACACAAAGACGGTAAATACATCCCCTACAAGAACTACAAAGAAGCCGGAGAACCCTACAACCAATGGAAAATTACTGGAGATGACACTAGTCAGCGGTACTGGAAATGGTTCATCTGTAGGTTTCGTTCACAATGGGAGAATAAATATGGATATAGATTCACTGGTCTAGGAACGATCCCAGAACAATGGGAAGGCATTACAAAACAGTCTGCGTTAGTTGAGCTGGAGTATTAG